The Bacillus sp. 2205SS5-2 genome segment GGCGTTACGATGGCAAGACGATATGGCTGGGCTCTAGCAATGAATAATGAAGACCTCTCTTGTCCAATTGCAAAAATAGCCTTTGGGTTTGAAGAAGAGCTTCCCTTTTATTCGAAGGGTAGTTTAACCGACGGCATGTACACAAAAACCTGTGACCTTGGCGAAAAAACAGAAGCGGCGGTTCCGAAGTTCTCAAAAGAGGAATCCGGCACTGTCGTCATGTCTCCTCTTTCAAGAACCGATTTTGAGCCTGAAGTTATTGTTATTTATGGAAACTCTGCTCAAGTAATGAGAATGGTTGCAGCTGCTCTCTTTACAACCGGTGGTGAAATTTCCAGTACATTCACTGCGCGAGCAGATTGTGCCGATATAGTGATTAAAACCATTAAAACAGAGCAACCGCAAGTCATCCTTCCTTGCTACGGAAATCGTGTATTCGGCCAAACACAAGACCATGAAATGGCGTTTTCACTTCCATATTCCTTTGTCCATGCTTTTCTCGAAGGACTTGAAGGGACTCATAGAGGCGGTGTTCGCTACCCAATCCCGAATTTTCTCCACTATGAAGCGAAATACCCAAGCACATATGAAAAACTGAATTCTATGTTTGATGATAAATAGGGCCCCTCAACAAAACTCGGAATTTCTGTATGAACTTGATACTAATCTCAGCACTAAAATAGTTTCCAGTATTACTTTCAAAAAAAAGCAAGCGAAGGATTTCGCTTGCTTTTTTTAATCGCATTTTTTGTCTCGTTACAAATATCTCTCACTTTGCCTTTTCAATAACAAATTAATCTCATACCTTTTCATAATTTCTACGGTCAATTAATCTTTTTTCTTCGGAATTGATTTCACCAAATCCAACCTTTGTCACCATCGGCTTCACCCGAATAAAATTTTGCAGATGTGTAGCTATGTCTGTGGGTAGATCAGCATCCGTCTCTAGACGAATTTCCAATTGATCTATATGTTGATCTCTTGTCACGACCGCTTGAAAATTCGAATAGCCTAGGTCTTGTAGGATAGTGCTCAATTGTTTTTCCCGAACAAACATCCCCTTCACCTTCACGCCATCACTCACCCGACCAAGCACCCCAACAATTCTTCTACCTTCATATCCTTCGACCCAACGAGATAAATCGCCAGTGCCAAAACGAATGAGAGGATAACTCTTATCATAGAGAGTAACAACAACCTCTCCTTCGCCACTTTTGACTTCTTGCCCCGTACGCGGATCACAGATTTGTACATAGGCTGAAGAAGTGACCCTTAATCCAGGTCCTCTTTTATCTTCAAACGCCAAACATCCACAATCAGCTGTTCCATAGCCTTCATATACTGTAATCCCTAAACCAGCGCATCTTTTTCGCATATCCATTGATAAAAATTCAGCTGTAAAAAACGCTTTTTCTAGTTTAATTTCACAGCCAATCTTCCAGTTTTTCTCTTCGATTGCATCTAGTAATAATCCTAGGAAACTTGGTGTACCTACATACCCCGTTACGCCGATCTCTTTCATCATTCTAATTTGTAGTTCTCGATTACCTGGACCTGCTGGAATAACGGTACACCCTAAATCACGTAGAGCAGAATCAAACATAAATCCAGCCGGAGAAAGGTGATACGAAAAAGTATTTTGAACAATGTCTTCAACCGAAAATCCAGCGATGCTTAGTGCTTCAGAAAATCGCCAGTAATCTCCTCCGAAAGATTGTGGA includes the following:
- a CDS encoding DUF169 domain-containing protein — its product is MTNINLDSLKKLEMSIEKHVRPDTFPLAMRVFKDHELLPEKVKRPKQDLDKTFSICQGVTMARRYGWALAMNNEDLSCPIAKIAFGFEEELPFYSKGSLTDGMYTKTCDLGEKTEAAVPKFSKEESGTVVMSPLSRTDFEPEVIVIYGNSAQVMRMVAAALFTTGGEISSTFTARADCADIVIKTIKTEQPQVILPCYGNRVFGQTQDHEMAFSLPYSFVHAFLEGLEGTHRGGVRYPIPNFLHYEAKYPSTYEKLNSMFDDK
- a CDS encoding phenylacetate--CoA ligase family protein encodes the protein MSSFQEIILFAYDHSPKFREIMEEVDLTPKEINTPEDLTKIPVMKKDSLPDFQQARAPFGGIATEGPRQMTRIFMSPGPIYDPQSFGGDYWRFSEALSIAGFSVEDIVQNTFSYHLSPAGFMFDSALRDLGCTVIPAGPGNRELQIRMMKEIGVTGYVGTPSFLGLLLDAIEEKNWKIGCEIKLEKAFFTAEFLSMDMRKRCAGLGITVYEGYGTADCGCLAFEDKRGPGLRVTSSAYVQICDPRTGQEVKSGEGEVVVTLYDKSYPLIRFGTGDLSRWVEGYEGRRIVGVLGRVSDGVKVKGMFVREKQLSTILQDLGYSNFQAVVTRDQHIDQLEIRLETDADLPTDIATHLQNFIRVKPMVTKVGFGEINSEEKRLIDRRNYEKV